The genomic region CCTGCACATTCCCCATAAATAAGTTTGCCTATTGGGAAGACGATTACTCTATCTCCTCTAACTTGGGTAACCTTTTCCAGGTTATCATCAAGCTTACCACAGACAAGTTCAGCGGTGAAGTGCTCATCGATAACGTGAAGGTCGACAATAGCATCGTAATCAATGATTTCGATACCGAGTTTGACACGTTCACGCCGGAGACAGCGACCATTACCAAGGTGGAGACCTATTTTGACGGGACTCCTTCACAAAAGCCCAGCTATGTGTATCACGCTCCTAGCCAGAGCTTGGGGGCAAGACTGACATTCCAAGGCAGCAGCCTCTCCTTCACGACGGCACGTTCCGGAAACGTTTCGCTGGACGTGTTCGACCTGCAGGGGAACCGTGTGGCTAGCCTCTACAAGGGTGCCCTCTCTGCCGGGACCCACCAGTTTAGTCTTTCGGGCATGGCCCGCGGGTCGTACCTGGTGCGGGCCAAGGGTGCCGGACTTTCTGCAACGAAGCGGATTGTCATCAAGTAAGGCCTGAATTTTTTCAAAAGGAATCCCTGCAACCAAAGTTGCGGGGATTTTTCTTTGGGTTGAAAATACCTCGGGTTTTTGCTATATTGGCCCAAACCTCGGAGAGATGCCAGAGTGGTCGATTGGGCCGGTCTCGAAAACCGGAGTCTGTCACAGGACCGAGGGTTCGAACCCCTCTCTCTCCTGAAAAAATAAAGGACCCCCTGCGGGTCCTTTATTTTTTCATGGGTAGATGTTCGAACCCTGGTCGAGGGTTCGATTGACTGCGCGTGAACGAAGTGAACTTGCGCAGTCAAGGATTTTGGCGAAGCCAAAACCCGGAGGGGCACGAAGGAATGAAATGACTGAGTGATCCCACCCCTCTTTTAACGACCGTTCGGCGTCCTCATTTGGTACTGTCCCTCCGGACACGCCTCACTTTCGCAACCGCCCCCAGTTAATACTGGGGGCTTGTTGCTCACGACGACCGTTCGGCGTCCTCCTATTCGTCCACCATCGTCATGCCGAGCCTGCGAGGCATCCAGGAACGAACCGCCCTAGATTCTTACCCAAAGGGCATAACTCAACTAAGGAAACAAGTTTCCAAGTTTCGTTTATCGGCTTCGCACTCAGGATGACGACGGGGTCTTAGGGGCGGAGCCCCTAGGAGAAGGGGTAGCGAATGATGTATGGAGATCCCCGCCTCCGCGGGGATGACATACAGCAGTAGCGAGGGGAGCGCCCTCCCCTTTACTATATTAATGTACACTATGAGCGAAAACTGCCTTTTCTGTAAAATCATCAAGGGAGAAATCCCTTCCAAGAAAATCTACGAAGACGACGACGTGTTCGCCTTCTACGACGTGGCACCCCAGGCCCCCGTCCACTTTCTGGTGGTCCCCAAGCGCCATATCGCCTCCCTCATGGACATGAAGCCCGAAGACGCCGAACTGGTGGGCAAGCTGCTCTACCGCGGCCAGCAAATCGCCAAGGACCTGGGACTCGAAGAGTCCGGCGCCCGTTTCGTGTTCAACTGCAAGGAAGATGCGGGTCAGACCGTTTTCCACATCCACCTGCACGTGGTGGGCGGACAGAAGTTCGGCTGGCCTCCGTTCCCGGTTGTCTAGTTACTAGTTCTAAGTTCTGAGTTACTAGCCAAATCCTAGTAACTAGAAACTAGTAACTAATAACTCCATACCTGCTTTTCATGCAAAAAACAAAATCCATAGTCCTCCACCGTTACCCCTACAGCGATTCCAGCTGGATCGTGAAGGCCCTGACGGAGGAATGTGGGATCGTGTCCTTCATCGTGAAGGGCGGAAAGCGGAAGGAGTCGCCTTTCAGGGGCGCCCTGGACCCGCTCGCTCTTGCGGAGGTGGTGTTCAAGCACAACCCGAATGCCGAACTGCAATTCGTCAAGGAGGCCACGCTTCTCCGCTGGCACGAATCCATGCGGGGCGACCTGCTGCACCTGGCGCAGGCCCAGGTGATGGCGGAAATGATCCTGCGTTACGCCCCCCAGGGCGTGCCCCTGGACGAGGAATTCCAGCATCTGGAAGCATCGCTTGCGGAACTGGACAGCAAGGGCCTTGCCGACGGCGCTTTCGCCCGCTGGCTCCTTGCCACCTGCGAAATGTGGGGCTACCATCTGGAACTTGGCGCCTGCGGACGCTGCGAAAAGCCCCTGACGGAACCGGCGGCGGATTTTTCTCCGGAATCGGGGACGTTCCTGTGCAAGGACTGCCTGGGAGTCGCCTCCCCCCGCGCCAAGAAAGAAACCCTGGACGGATTCTGGGCACTCCACAGGAACTTGCCCTTTCAAGATTTCCAATATACCGAGAACGCCTTAATTTCCTATCTTAGGAACCACATCGGCTTCTTGAAGGAGATTCATTCCCTCCAATGGCTACAGGAGATTCGAAAACTATGCTCAACCCCAAAGACATAACCGAAAAGAAAGCCAAGGGTGAAAAAATTTCCATGGTCACCGCCTACGACTACGCCTTCGCCCAGATGGCGGAGGCCGCAGGCATCGACCAGATTCTGGTGGGCGACAGCCTCGCCAACACCATGCTGGGCTACAAGACCACCCGCGACGTGGGCATGACCGAAATGCTCATCTTCGTGGGAGCGGTGTGCCGGGGTGCCCCAAACACCCACGTGGTAGCCGACATGCCCTACATGAGCGACAAGGATCCCCAGACCGCCTACGACAATGCCCGCCGGTTTCTGGACCTGGGTGCTG from Fibrobacter sp. harbors:
- a CDS encoding histidine triad nucleotide-binding protein yields the protein MSENCLFCKIIKGEIPSKKIYEDDDVFAFYDVAPQAPVHFLVVPKRHIASLMDMKPEDAELVGKLLYRGQQIAKDLGLEESGARFVFNCKEDAGQTVFHIHLHVVGGQKFGWPPFPVV
- the recO gene encoding DNA repair protein RecO; protein product: MQKTKSIVLHRYPYSDSSWIVKALTEECGIVSFIVKGGKRKESPFRGALDPLALAEVVFKHNPNAELQFVKEATLLRWHESMRGDLLHLAQAQVMAEMILRYAPQGVPLDEEFQHLEASLAELDSKGLADGAFARWLLATCEMWGYHLELGACGRCEKPLTEPAADFSPESGTFLCKDCLGVASPRAKKETLDGFWALHRNLPFQDFQYTENALISYLRNHIGFLKEIHSLQWLQEIRKLCSTPKT